A region from the Bradyrhizobium erythrophlei genome encodes:
- a CDS encoding iron-sulfur cluster assembly scaffold protein — protein sequence MLNDIYNKRIIELAGNIPRLGRLAAPDASATAHSKLCGSTVKVDLKMDGIVVTDFAHDVKACALGQASSSIMASHVVGSTASELRELRETVRRMLKENGQPPQGKWADIALLEPVRDYKARHASTLLTFDAVVDAIGQIEAKAKQPASA from the coding sequence ATGCTGAACGACATTTACAACAAGCGGATCATCGAATTAGCCGGGAATATCCCCCGGCTGGGGCGGCTCGCCGCGCCGGATGCCAGCGCCACGGCGCATTCCAAGCTATGCGGCTCGACCGTCAAGGTCGACCTCAAGATGGACGGCATAGTGGTCACCGACTTTGCCCATGACGTGAAGGCCTGCGCGCTCGGCCAGGCCTCTTCCTCGATCATGGCGAGCCATGTGGTCGGCTCGACCGCGAGCGAACTGCGCGAATTACGCGAGACCGTGCGCAGAATGCTGAAGGAAAACGGCCAGCCGCCGCAAGGCAAATGGGCCGATATCGCCCTGCTCGAGCCGGTCCGCGATTACAAGGCCCGCCACGCCTCGACCCTCCTGACCTTCGATGCCGTGGTCGACGCCATCGGCCAGATCGAGGCCAAGGCAAAACAGCCGGCATCGGCGTAA
- the folE gene encoding GTP cyclohydrolase I FolE, which yields MDALIKSIRPGKPSELKPSETKPSDSKTAEAKLADMRPAELDPSEFLAAAVRADQPRPSRSEAEAAVHTLLSYIGENPQREGLLDTPRRVVEAFDELYQGYHQCPAEVLNRTFGETAGYDDFVLIRDIEFTSQCEHHMMPFYGKAHIAYTPVERVVGLSKLARLTDIFARRLQTQEHLTAQIAAAIDEVLKPRGVAVMIEAEHTCMSVRGVAKHGASTFTSRFTGMFRDNPAEQARFLSMVRGTSR from the coding sequence ATGGACGCATTGATCAAATCCATCCGCCCAGGCAAGCCTTCCGAACTGAAGCCTTCCGAAACGAAGCCTTCCGACAGCAAAACTGCGGAGGCGAAGCTCGCGGACATGCGTCCGGCGGAACTCGATCCTTCCGAATTTCTGGCGGCCGCCGTCCGCGCCGATCAGCCGCGTCCGTCGCGCTCCGAGGCGGAAGCGGCGGTGCACACGTTACTCAGCTACATCGGCGAGAACCCCCAGCGTGAGGGTCTGCTCGATACGCCCCGCCGCGTGGTCGAGGCCTTTGACGAACTCTATCAGGGCTATCATCAGTGTCCGGCCGAGGTGCTCAACCGCACCTTCGGCGAGACCGCCGGCTATGACGATTTTGTGCTGATCCGCGACATCGAGTTCACCTCGCAATGCGAACACCACATGATGCCGTTCTACGGCAAGGCGCATATCGCCTATACGCCGGTGGAGCGGGTGGTGGGGCTGTCGAAGTTGGCGCGGCTGACCGACATCTTTGCCCGCCGGCTGCAGACCCAGGAGCATCTGACCGCCCAGATTGCCGCCGCGATCGACGAGGTCCTAAAACCCCGCGGCGTTGCCGTGATGATCGAGGCGGAGCATACCTGCATGTCGGTGCGCGGCGTCGCCAAGCACGGCGCCTCGACCTTCACCAGCCGCTTTACCGGCATGTTCCGCGACAATCCCGCGGAGCAGGCGCGTTTCCTGTCCATGGTGCGAGGCACGTCGCGGTAA
- the hisI gene encoding phosphoribosyl-AMP cyclohydrolase, whose amino-acid sequence MTVSTSTDINNIEEGLTFRPKFDASGLVTCVATDAATGDVLMVAHMNEEALRKTIASGEAWYFSRSRNALWRKGETSGQTQRVVEMRLDCDQDAVWIRVEQNGAACHTGRHSCFYRKVEAGENGARLSFVDADRLFDPKTVYRK is encoded by the coding sequence CTGACCGTGTCGACATCGACTGACATCAATAACATCGAGGAAGGGCTCACGTTCAGGCCCAAATTCGACGCGTCCGGACTCGTCACCTGCGTGGCGACCGATGCGGCGACGGGTGACGTGTTGATGGTCGCCCATATGAACGAGGAGGCCCTGCGCAAGACCATCGCGAGCGGCGAGGCTTGGTACTTCAGCCGCTCCCGCAACGCGTTATGGCGGAAAGGCGAGACTTCAGGTCAGACGCAGCGCGTGGTCGAGATGCGGCTGGATTGCGATCAGGATGCGGTCTGGATCCGGGTCGAGCAGAACGGCGCCGCCTGTCACACCGGCCGCCATTCGTGCTTCTACCGCAAGGTCGAGGCCGGCGAGAATGGGGCGCGATTGTCGTTCGTGGATGCGGACAGGCTGTTCGATCCGAAGACGGTTTATCGGAAATAG